One segment of Anatilimnocola aggregata DNA contains the following:
- a CDS encoding DUF1501 domain-containing protein has translation MNPFSRRRALQSLASGFGYLAFAGLAQQAAAKESSNKSGGALAPKATHFAARAKRVIFLCMNGGPSHVDTFDYKPALQEKSGTSAAGTGFGSAKLLGSPFKFQQHGSSGLWISEVLPHLAKQADELCVIRSMHTDLPNHAQAFTQLHTGSFQFVRPSVGAWSLYGLGSENENLPGFLTINPPSDNGGARNYGSGFLPAICQGTKIGGNQIPGFYAALLGKDEEPGPPLKNLANDSIPRELQRAQLDFIRQLNEEKLKRDVYHPEIEGAIESFELAFRMQGEVPEVLDLRAETAETLKQYGVGAGLPTDRFGRQCILARRLAEAGVRFIEITAPTQWDHHFLLKENLAKSCLATDQPAAALIADLKQRGMLDDTLVIWAGEFGRTPYGQSGSGRDHNNKGYTLWMAGGGVKRCYAHGATDEFGYQAVEQPVHIHDWHATVLHLLGLDHERLTFNYGGRDFRLTDVYGDVVSQIIS, from the coding sequence ATGAACCCTTTCTCACGCAGGCGCGCGCTCCAATCGCTGGCTTCGGGCTTTGGTTATCTGGCGTTTGCTGGCTTGGCTCAGCAGGCAGCAGCGAAGGAAAGCAGCAACAAGAGCGGTGGCGCGCTGGCTCCCAAAGCGACGCATTTCGCAGCGCGCGCGAAACGAGTCATCTTTCTCTGTATGAATGGTGGTCCGTCGCATGTCGACACCTTCGACTACAAGCCGGCGCTGCAGGAGAAGTCTGGCACGTCTGCGGCGGGCACCGGCTTCGGCAGTGCAAAGTTGCTGGGGTCGCCGTTCAAGTTTCAGCAACATGGTTCGTCCGGGCTGTGGATTTCGGAAGTCTTACCGCACCTCGCGAAACAGGCGGACGAGTTGTGCGTCATTCGCAGCATGCACACCGATCTGCCAAATCATGCCCAGGCCTTCACGCAATTACATACCGGCAGTTTTCAATTCGTTCGGCCTTCGGTTGGTGCCTGGTCGTTGTATGGCTTGGGAAGCGAGAACGAGAACCTGCCGGGCTTTCTGACAATCAATCCACCGTCGGATAACGGCGGTGCGCGGAACTACGGCAGCGGATTCTTGCCGGCCATTTGCCAAGGGACGAAGATTGGCGGCAATCAAATTCCCGGCTTCTATGCCGCTTTGCTTGGTAAGGACGAGGAACCAGGACCGCCACTGAAGAATCTCGCGAACGATAGCATCCCGCGAGAGTTGCAACGGGCTCAGCTGGATTTCATTCGTCAACTGAACGAAGAGAAGCTCAAACGTGACGTGTATCACCCGGAAATCGAAGGAGCGATCGAGTCCTTCGAATTGGCGTTTCGCATGCAGGGCGAAGTTCCAGAGGTACTGGACCTGCGCGCGGAAACGGCAGAGACGCTCAAGCAATATGGAGTTGGTGCGGGCCTTCCTACCGATCGGTTTGGCCGGCAGTGCATTCTGGCAAGACGGCTAGCCGAAGCGGGGGTGCGGTTTATTGAGATCACCGCTCCGACGCAGTGGGACCATCATTTTCTGCTCAAGGAAAACCTGGCCAAGAGTTGTTTAGCAACCGATCAGCCCGCGGCCGCGCTAATCGCTGATTTGAAGCAGCGTGGCATGCTCGACGACACGCTGGTCATTTGGGCGGGCGAGTTTGGTCGCACGCCTTATGGTCAAAGTGGCAGCGGGCGAGATCACAACAACAAAGGCTACACCTTGTGGATGGCCGGGGGTGGTGTGAAACGCTGCTATGCTCATGGAGCCACCGATGAGTTTGGCTATCAGGCCGTCGAGCAGCCGGTGCACATTCACGACTGGCATGCCACCGTGCTGCATCTGCTCGGTCTGGATCACGAGCGACTCACGTTTAACTACGGCGGTCGCGACTTCCGGCTGACCGACGTTTATGGCGACGTGGTCAGCCAGATTATCTCGTAG
- a CDS encoding PSD1 and planctomycete cytochrome C domain-containing protein, whose product MLVWLVSCLQCGAAEDASGLEFFESKIRPVLAKHCYQCHSVGAKKAEGGLRLDSRDALQKGGDRGPAILLDKPEHSPLLVAISHSDSDLKMPPKKDRLPQDVINDFTKWIRMGAPDPREAAAAGTLSGPVDLETGRKFWSFRQPTSHDVPKTSDSLWARRKLDHFILAKLEAAQLKPSPDAEPATMLRRLHFDLVGLPPSPEANKNFLQRIQHAGIELAWAAEVDELLASPQFGERWGRHWLDVARFAESSGKEANMAYPYAWRYRDYVIDAVNADLPYNQFLTEQIAGDLLPASNDRERARLLIATGFLAIGPKNLDEAEPLQFVADVIDEQIDTVTRAVIANSVACARCHDHKFDPFSMQDYYALAGIFASTKTFFGTAITPTNRMAGDPLPLPIGAKQPVLHASCTPEHVAHLKKQLAALTQELEDRKAAAKKALENGEDTDKYYSITDALRIFWTSGGIEGQLEKVDDQGNALPLTMGVLDAKTITDAPLLERGDVKKLGKPVRRAFPRVMEFSDSISIGKGHSGRLELAQWLTHPENPLTARVMTNRVWRQLFGAGLVASVDNFGFSGERPSHPELLDDLAVKFVSDGWSVKKLVRELVLSRTYRQASTYEATAFRVDPDNRLLWRASKRRLAAEAIRDAMLVASGELQIARPLGSLVGKEIGDRPISLLGLDAKLPSDLDGSKHRSVYLPVLRDRLPDVLDLFDFAEPSLVTGDRETTNVPVQALFLMNSPFVLARAEGLASRLQREVREPADQPRQAFELCFGRSPTETELRLAREFLSPNSQPLDEATARQRRVAFCQALLAAAEFRNVD is encoded by the coding sequence GTGCTTGTCTGGCTGGTTTCCTGTCTGCAGTGTGGTGCAGCCGAGGACGCATCGGGACTCGAGTTTTTTGAAAGCAAGATTCGACCGGTTCTCGCCAAGCACTGTTATCAGTGCCATTCGGTCGGCGCGAAGAAAGCTGAAGGGGGGCTGCGACTCGATTCGCGCGATGCCTTGCAAAAGGGTGGCGATCGTGGACCCGCAATTTTGCTCGATAAGCCGGAGCATAGCCCGCTACTCGTGGCAATTTCGCATTCCGACTCCGACTTAAAGATGCCGCCGAAGAAAGACCGACTGCCACAGGACGTCATCAACGACTTCACCAAGTGGATTCGAATGGGTGCCCCTGATCCCCGTGAGGCCGCTGCTGCCGGAACTCTCAGTGGTCCGGTGGATCTTGAAACGGGCCGCAAGTTCTGGAGTTTTCGGCAACCCACATCCCACGACGTTCCGAAAACTTCTGATTCCCTTTGGGCGCGGCGAAAACTCGATCATTTCATCCTGGCAAAACTTGAAGCCGCGCAACTCAAACCTTCGCCCGATGCTGAACCGGCTACCATGCTGCGCCGACTGCATTTCGATCTGGTCGGCTTGCCGCCGTCTCCTGAGGCGAACAAGAATTTTCTTCAGCGAATCCAACACGCTGGAATTGAGCTCGCCTGGGCCGCAGAAGTAGATGAGTTACTTGCTTCGCCTCAGTTTGGTGAGCGTTGGGGAAGGCATTGGCTGGATGTCGCACGTTTCGCTGAATCAAGTGGCAAAGAAGCGAACATGGCCTATCCCTATGCCTGGCGCTATCGCGACTATGTGATTGATGCGGTCAATGCTGACCTTCCTTACAACCAGTTTCTGACCGAGCAGATTGCCGGCGATTTGCTCCCCGCGAGTAACGACCGCGAGCGAGCGCGACTGCTCATCGCAACGGGATTCCTCGCCATCGGCCCGAAGAATCTCGATGAGGCGGAACCGCTGCAGTTTGTTGCCGATGTGATCGACGAGCAGATTGATACCGTCACGCGGGCTGTCATCGCAAATTCGGTCGCTTGTGCACGCTGTCACGATCACAAGTTCGATCCATTCTCGATGCAGGATTATTATGCGCTGGCGGGAATCTTTGCCAGCACAAAAACATTCTTCGGCACTGCGATCACACCGACCAATCGCATGGCTGGCGATCCACTGCCGTTGCCAATTGGTGCCAAGCAGCCAGTCTTGCATGCCTCCTGTACTCCAGAACATGTGGCGCATTTGAAGAAGCAGTTGGCTGCACTTACGCAAGAGCTCGAGGATCGAAAAGCGGCAGCAAAGAAGGCGCTCGAGAATGGCGAGGATACCGATAAGTACTATTCCATCACCGATGCGTTGCGCATTTTTTGGACGTCGGGCGGCATCGAAGGGCAACTGGAAAAAGTCGACGACCAGGGGAATGCTTTGCCCCTGACAATGGGCGTGCTCGATGCCAAAACAATTACTGACGCTCCACTTCTCGAGCGCGGTGACGTAAAGAAGCTCGGCAAACCTGTGCGGCGCGCATTTCCCCGTGTGATGGAATTTTCGGATTCGATTTCGATTGGCAAGGGACATAGTGGCCGATTAGAACTCGCGCAGTGGCTGACGCATCCAGAGAATCCACTGACCGCGCGGGTGATGACGAATCGCGTTTGGAGACAGCTCTTTGGCGCAGGGCTGGTCGCTTCGGTCGATAACTTCGGCTTTAGCGGCGAGCGCCCTAGCCATCCCGAATTGCTTGATGACCTGGCGGTGAAGTTCGTCAGCGATGGCTGGTCGGTGAAGAAGCTGGTGCGCGAGTTGGTCCTTTCACGAACCTATCGACAGGCTTCGACTTACGAGGCGACCGCTTTTCGCGTCGATCCCGATAATCGCCTGCTGTGGAGGGCGAGCAAACGGCGACTAGCGGCGGAGGCCATTCGCGATGCTATGTTGGTTGCTTCCGGCGAACTGCAAATAGCGCGGCCACTTGGTTCGCTCGTCGGCAAGGAGATCGGTGACCGCCCGATTTCGCTGTTAGGGCTCGATGCCAAGCTGCCCAGCGATCTCGATGGCTCTAAGCATCGAAGCGTTTACTTACCGGTGCTGCGGGATCGTTTGCCAGATGTGCTCGACTTGTTCGATTTTGCTGAACCGAGTTTGGTTACCGGAGACCGAGAGACAACGAACGTTCCGGTGCAAGCTCTCTTTTTAATGAACAGTCCGTTTGTGCTTGCGCGGGCTGAAGGGCTTGCTAGTCGCTTGCAACGGGAAGTGCGTGAGCCGGCCGATCAGCCACGGCAGGCATTTGAGCTCTGTTTTGGTCGGAGTCCGACTGAGACTGAACTGAGGTTGGCTCGCGAGTTTTTGTCGCCCAACTCGCAGCCCTTGGATGAAGCGACTGCCAGACAGCGCCGTGTGGCGTTTTGTCAGGCGTTGCTGGCAGCAGCGGAATTCCGCAATGTCGATTGA
- a CDS encoding DUF11 domain-containing protein, translated as MSRTSSSAFGSAFKSSWRTLFSRWWKRPEVKAATRRTRRRSFLEPLENRSVMAADLGAISGIVFIDTTGDGLTAGEEVAGAAINLYTDDGDGTFEPGTDDALLSSDTTDAFGEYFFGDLGPGDYWVQQTAQIVGSDTLTEDFILINLIDDGGVAGPIIDDFVSANPTVLAADPVGTIDSDTADLPTTEVIGGERDFIVELTASSGADEVEMLVSTAGDGSLRLNADLFAQGIYTVVWDGNDGDGDTLDPVGLGGVDLTDSGAANGIVLRNTLVDHDGATATLRIYTSAGNFSELLINIPDNAVDDLVFLFDDFTVGAGTGADFEDVGAIELIIESTEDATQGSIDLVETIGYSIVDTGTDFDNFFESDLELTKDVSDSTPNVGDQITFTITVNNLGPDGALNVEVEDLLPVGLDYVSHIESQGNYDEGTGEWVIGNIAALDSATLEIVVTVISIGAKTNTAEITASDSTDADPSNNTDSETVTPQSIDLALAKTVNDNTVSIGENVTFTLTLTNTGPDAATNVEVEDILPAGFTFVSANTTNGTYSNVTGLWDLTDPVAALTGSTTLQIVATKAANGPVVNVAQVTAADQFDTDSTPDNFSTTPDEDDEASVTVNDPTIDLSLTKDVNNATASVGQQVIFTIVVSNDGAGNATGVVVADLLPAGLTFVTHTASQGTYLSGTGVWTVGGIDTGDDATLTITATVASVGAKTNTAQVTAADQTDTDSTPNNFGTAPSEDDGDSATVTPPSIDLSLTKTVNNASANVGQQVTFTIIVSNLAGQSNATGVQVTDLLPAGLTFVTATQSQGSYASGTGIWTVGAVNAGASATLTITATVATIGAKTNAAEVTAADQPDLDSTPGNGGTAEDDRATAVVTPPQINLSLTKTVNGGASATANKNQNVTYVVTVANAAGLSNATGVVVTDLLPAGLTFVSATPSIGTYNQATGVWTVGTVNTGASATLTVVATVTTSTVKINTAEVTAADQGDINSTPNNRGTAPSEDDTASATVTPNVADLSLTKTVDIAAPNRNQNVVFTVTLTNGGAATATNVTVADLLPAGLTFVSSNPSTGSYNQTTGVWTVASLNSGANATLTITATVTTVGAKVNTAAVSASDQFDNDSTPGNQATTPAEDDTASATVTPVATDLNVTKTVNDTTPEQGDNLTFIITVSNTSAVNATNVVVTDLLPAGLSFVSANASQGSYVSGTGIWTIGAINANSNVTLTVVATVTNNSTKVNTAQVTSLDQFDIDSIPGNSVATEDDQASVTIEPFLLSKRLCVVR; from the coding sequence ATGTCTCGTACATCGTCGTCGGCGTTTGGTTCTGCATTCAAGTCTTCCTGGCGGACGCTGTTTTCGCGCTGGTGGAAACGACCTGAAGTCAAGGCCGCGACGCGTCGCACTCGCCGCCGCAGCTTTCTTGAACCACTCGAAAACCGTTCGGTGATGGCTGCCGATCTGGGCGCCATCTCGGGCATTGTCTTTATCGATACGACAGGCGACGGTTTGACTGCGGGCGAAGAGGTCGCAGGAGCTGCCATCAACCTATACACCGATGATGGCGACGGCACTTTCGAGCCCGGCACCGACGACGCGCTGTTGAGTTCCGACACCACCGATGCCTTCGGCGAATATTTCTTTGGTGACCTCGGGCCCGGTGATTATTGGGTGCAACAGACCGCTCAAATCGTCGGCAGCGATACACTCACCGAGGACTTCATCCTCATCAACCTCATTGACGACGGCGGTGTAGCGGGACCCATCATTGATGACTTTGTTTCCGCCAATCCAACCGTGCTGGCAGCCGATCCCGTGGGCACGATTGATAGCGATACAGCCGATCTCCCCACTACGGAAGTCATTGGTGGTGAGCGCGACTTCATCGTCGAATTGACTGCCAGCAGCGGCGCCGATGAAGTGGAGATGCTGGTTTCTACTGCTGGCGACGGCTCACTGCGCTTGAATGCCGACCTATTTGCGCAGGGCATCTACACGGTTGTATGGGATGGCAATGATGGCGATGGAGACACCCTCGATCCGGTTGGCCTTGGCGGCGTCGACTTGACCGACAGCGGCGCAGCGAATGGTATCGTACTGCGCAACACGCTCGTCGATCACGATGGGGCAACCGCGACACTGCGGATCTACACGTCGGCCGGTAACTTCTCCGAACTACTTATCAACATTCCCGATAACGCGGTAGACGACCTGGTCTTCTTGTTTGATGACTTCACAGTGGGTGCGGGAACCGGCGCAGATTTTGAAGATGTCGGTGCCATCGAGTTGATCATTGAGTCTACGGAAGATGCGACCCAAGGGAGCATCGATCTGGTTGAAACGATTGGCTACTCGATCGTTGACACCGGAACGGACTTCGACAACTTCTTCGAAAGCGATCTGGAACTGACCAAGGACGTTTCGGACAGCACACCGAACGTCGGCGACCAGATTACATTCACGATTACGGTCAACAACTTGGGCCCGGACGGGGCCTTGAACGTCGAGGTCGAAGATCTGTTACCAGTTGGCTTGGATTACGTCAGTCATATCGAGTCGCAGGGGAACTATGACGAAGGAACCGGCGAATGGGTGATTGGCAATATCGCCGCGCTCGATAGCGCGACACTCGAGATTGTGGTCACGGTGATTTCGATCGGTGCCAAGACTAACACGGCCGAGATCACTGCTTCGGATTCGACGGACGCCGATCCATCGAACAATACGGATAGCGAAACCGTTACTCCACAAAGCATCGATTTGGCGCTGGCCAAGACGGTGAACGACAACACCGTGAGCATTGGCGAAAATGTCACCTTCACATTGACCTTGACCAATACCGGACCCGACGCTGCGACCAATGTGGAAGTCGAAGATATCCTCCCCGCGGGTTTCACCTTCGTCTCTGCCAACACAACCAACGGCACCTACTCGAACGTGACGGGGCTTTGGGATCTGACGGATCCCGTGGCTGCCCTCACCGGTAGTACCACGCTGCAGATCGTCGCCACCAAGGCGGCGAATGGTCCCGTTGTGAACGTGGCGCAAGTCACCGCTGCCGATCAGTTCGACACTGACTCGACTCCCGATAACTTCAGCACCACGCCGGATGAAGACGACGAGGCTTCGGTCACCGTCAACGATCCCACGATCGATTTATCGCTGACCAAAGATGTTAACAACGCCACGGCGAGTGTCGGCCAGCAAGTCATCTTCACGATTGTTGTTTCGAACGATGGGGCTGGCAATGCAACTGGCGTGGTCGTTGCGGACCTCTTGCCCGCTGGGTTGACGTTCGTGACCCATACCGCCTCACAAGGTACATACCTCAGCGGCACCGGTGTGTGGACAGTCGGCGGCATTGATACCGGCGACGACGCAACCTTGACCATTACCGCCACGGTAGCCAGCGTCGGTGCCAAGACCAATACCGCACAAGTCACAGCTGCCGATCAAACAGACACTGACTCGACTCCCAATAACTTTGGCACCGCGCCCAGCGAGGACGACGGCGACTCAGCCACTGTCACGCCCCCTTCGATCGACTTGTCGTTGACGAAGACGGTGAACAACGCATCGGCAAACGTGGGTCAGCAAGTCACGTTTACGATCATTGTCAGCAATCTGGCCGGCCAATCCAACGCCACCGGCGTGCAAGTCACCGATCTGCTGCCTGCAGGGCTGACCTTTGTTACGGCAACTCAATCGCAGGGAAGCTATGCCAGTGGTACCGGCATTTGGACTGTGGGGGCCGTCAATGCAGGAGCCAGTGCCACGCTGACAATAACTGCGACAGTCGCCACTATCGGAGCTAAGACCAATGCAGCGGAAGTGACCGCAGCGGACCAGCCAGATCTCGACTCGACGCCTGGCAACGGCGGCACCGCCGAAGATGATCGCGCTACGGCAGTTGTCACTCCGCCACAAATAAACCTTTCGCTGACAAAAACGGTAAATGGTGGTGCCTCAGCCACCGCGAACAAAAATCAAAACGTGACTTACGTTGTTACCGTCGCAAATGCCGCTGGTCTTAGCAATGCTACCGGTGTCGTCGTGACCGATCTGCTGCCCGCGGGCCTGACATTCGTTTCGGCAACACCGTCGATTGGAACGTACAACCAAGCCACTGGTGTTTGGACGGTGGGAACCGTTAATACCGGCGCGAGTGCCACCCTGACCGTCGTCGCCACAGTAACAACCAGCACCGTCAAAATAAATACAGCCGAAGTAACAGCTGCCGACCAGGGAGACATTAACTCTACACCCAACAACCGCGGCACTGCACCAAGCGAGGATGATACCGCGAGCGCTACGGTGACTCCGAACGTCGCCGATCTGTCGCTCACCAAAACAGTCGACATTGCAGCTCCGAACCGGAATCAAAACGTGGTCTTCACCGTCACACTCACGAACGGCGGGGCTGCAACCGCGACCAATGTGACAGTTGCCGATCTACTGCCAGCTGGCCTAACATTCGTTTCGTCCAATCCAAGCACGGGCAGCTATAACCAAACCACTGGTGTTTGGACGGTCGCTTCGCTCAACTCGGGTGCCAACGCCACGTTGACCATTACCGCCACGGTAACCACTGTGGGTGCGAAGGTGAATACAGCGGCCGTATCCGCTTCGGATCAGTTCGATAACGACTCTACTCCTGGCAACCAAGCAACGACGCCCGCAGAAGACGATACCGCGAGTGCCACGGTCACGCCGGTAGCCACCGACTTGAATGTGACGAAAACCGTGAACGACACCACGCCGGAACAGGGTGACAATCTTACCTTCATAATTACGGTAAGTAACACGAGCGCGGTGAACGCAACGAACGTAGTCGTCACAGACTTGTTGCCAGCAGGTCTGTCGTTTGTGTCGGCCAATGCTTCGCAAGGCAGCTATGTGAGCGGCACCGGTATCTGGACGATTGGTGCGATCAATGCGAACAGCAACGTCACGCTAACGGTGGTGGCGACAGTCACCAACAACAGCACGAAGGTTAACACTGCCCAGGTGACGAGCCTCGATCAGTTCGATATCGACTCGATTCCCGGCAATAGTGTTGCCACTGAAGACGACCAAGCCAGCGTGACCATTGAGCCGTTCCTGTTAAGCAAGCGGCTGTGCGTGGTTCGCTAG